A genomic region of Phragmites australis chromosome 2, lpPhrAust1.1, whole genome shotgun sequence contains the following coding sequences:
- the LOC133909301 gene encoding ribosomal lysine N-methyltransferase 3: MDAAAAAAAPRRLRAFKRWMRAHGVVCSDALRLDASEAGGVHVRAVAPLREGDLVTTIPRHACLTPRTTGAAGAIEAAELGGSLALVVAVMYERACGADSPWDAYLRLLPDHESVPLVWPADEAERLLAGTELDKIVKQDREFLCEDWKECIEPLMSSGELDVDPDDFSLEKYFSAKTLVSSRSFQIDSYHGSGMVPLADLFNHKTDGEHVHFTSELDAADSNSEDDDDQSDASADDQSTIENSTNSSGTRVNDEDLEMIIVRDVNEGEEVYNTYGTMGNAALLHRYGFTELDNPYDIVNIDLALVTKWCTSVFSSRHARARVSLWRNLGYSGCTSQDAEYFEISYDGEPQLELLILLYIITLKPDVYDKLICVAHDLTGNEEHDSISSVVKFVKATSSNQNSELNGLEKLPVVKKLLHSENICSALLSLADMRESLYGSNTLEDDEKRLRTCYCVSERELYHSLVLRVSERSILHRLRKYASSWSKTKKRKHT, encoded by the exons ATggatgccgccgccgcggccgccgcaccACG CCGCCTCCGCGCCTTCAAGCGATGGATGCGCGCGCACGGCGTCGTCTGCAGCGACGCGCTCCGCCTCGACGCCTCCGAGGCCGGCGGCGTCCACGTGCGCGCGGTCGCGCCGCTCCGCGAGGGCGACCTGGTCACCACCATCCCGCGGCACGCGTGCCTCACCCCGCGCACCACCGGCGCAGCGGGGGCCATCGAGGCCGCGGAGCTCGGCGGAAGCCTcgcgctcgtcgtcgccgtcatGTACGAACGCGCTTGCGGCGCAGACTCGCCGTGGGACGCCTACCTCCGCCTGCTCCCCGACCACGAGTCCGTGCCGCTCGTGTGGCCCGCTGACGAGGCAGAGCGCCTCCTAGCCGGTACCGAGCTAGACAAG ATAGTAAAGCAAGACAGGGAATTCCTTTGTGAGGACTGGAAGGAATGCATTGAGCCTCTCATGTCATCTGGAGAGCTGGATGTGGACCCAGATGATTTTAGCCTAGAAAAATATTTCTCTGCAAAGACTCTTGTTTCTTCAAGGTCCTTCCAGATAGATAGCTACCATGGATCTGGCATGGTTCCCTTGGCTGACCT TTTCAATCACAAGACTGATGGTGAACATGTACACTTCACGTCTGAGTTAGATGCAGCAGACTCAAacagtgaagatgatgatgaccaAAGCGATGCATCTGCTGATGACCAGTCGACTATAGAAAATTCCACCAATTCTTCAG GCACGAGAGTTAATGATGAAGATTTGGAAATGATTATTGTAAGAGATGTCAATGAAGGAGAGGAG GTTTATAATACATATGGTACCATGGGGAATGCTGCTTTGCTTCATAGATATGGTTTCACAGAACTTGACAATCCTTATGATATTGTCAACATCGACTTAGCACTGGTTACTAAGTGGTGCACATCCGTGTTCTCCAGTCGGCATGCAAGAGCAAGGGTATCACTATGGCGTAATCTGGGTTATTCTGGTTGCACCAGCCAAGATGCCGAGTATTTTGAGATTTCATATGATGGAGAGCCCCAGCTTGAGCTTTTAATCCTGCTTTATATCATCACTTTGAAACCTGATGTTTATGACAAGTTGATCTGTGTGGCTCATGATCTAACTGGCAATGAAGAGCATGATAGTATTAGTAGTGTAGTTAAGTTTGTCAAAGCAACAAGCTCCAACCAAAATTCTGAACTTAATGGGCTTGAGAAACTGCCTGTTGTGAAGAAATTACTGCATAGCGAGAACATTTGTTCTGCACTTTTATCACTTGCTGACATGAGGGAGAGCCTCTATGGCTCAAACACTTtggaagatgatgagaaaaggCTGCGAACATGCTATTGTGTCAGTGAAAGGGAGCTGTATCATTCTCTGGTGCTGCGGGTGAGCGAGAGAAGTATACTTCATAGATTGAGGAAATATGCCTCTAGCTGGTCAAAGACCAAGAAGAGGAAACATACCTAG